A region from the Salicibibacter cibarius genome encodes:
- a CDS encoding MBL fold metallo-hydrolase, with protein MEYKIIQSGSKGNCVIIDDVMVDCGVGMKAIKEHLYDVKYLLLTHTHSDHMKRPTLAGIRTFFPKIQILGNYEVHQYFPVDTIVNAGFDVVTDDYTFLPFECEHPVLTYGFTWTSKDNEKLIYATDTASMSDAPKGPYDWVFLESNYDPKKIEQVKNNWSGRYNPYLSATMTHLSTKQCKEFYFMNRRDKDSKLIELHKSSRFY; from the coding sequence TTGGAATATAAAATTATACAGAGCGGTAGCAAAGGTAATTGCGTGATTATAGATGATGTAATGGTGGATTGTGGTGTGGGAATGAAGGCGATCAAAGAACACCTTTACGACGTTAAATATTTGCTGTTGACCCACACGCATAGTGACCATATGAAAAGACCCACGTTAGCGGGTATTAGAACGTTCTTTCCGAAAATACAAATTCTAGGAAACTATGAAGTACACCAATACTTTCCTGTAGATACCATTGTCAACGCTGGGTTTGATGTTGTGACAGACGACTACACGTTTCTTCCGTTTGAGTGTGAGCATCCGGTTTTGACGTATGGGTTTACATGGACAAGCAAGGATAACGAAAAGCTTATTTACGCTACCGACACTGCCAGTATGAGCGACGCTCCAAAAGGTCCCTATGATTGGGTGTTTCTAGAGTCCAACTACGATCCCAAAAAGATTGAGCAGGTCAAAAACAACTGGTCAGGTCGATATAACCCGTATTTGTCGGCAACAATGACACATTTGAGTACGAAACAGTGTAAGGAATTTTACTTTATGAACCGAAGGGACAAGGATTCAAAACTGATAGAGCTTCACAAGTCCAGTCGGTTTTATTAG
- a CDS encoding DUF1351 domain-containing protein, with the protein MEEQQLTIDVSSIQVQPGNVTFDGYENLKDEALYLAKQIEVLKVDEENIKTSKKMLATINSRVKELEDKRISIKKQMLEPYNEFEKQVKEIVKIVKEADETVRGQVRQLEEEERQSKREQIEILWDKRIGQYQFKDFFRFEDFLQAKHLNKSTSLNTVEKELVDWLEQRDQEIKHLQTLDNKDEILAEYKQSMNLVDSINTVQNRHKEKEQVSQQMDKGSKSKSYMIVFSNEAEYEFAKMLLNEKELNFETKVDE; encoded by the coding sequence ATGGAAGAACAACAACTAACCATTGATGTAAGTAGCATTCAAGTTCAACCCGGAAATGTAACCTTCGATGGTTATGAAAATCTGAAAGACGAAGCGCTATATCTAGCTAAACAGATTGAGGTTTTGAAGGTCGACGAGGAAAATATCAAAACATCTAAAAAGATGCTGGCAACGATAAACAGCCGTGTGAAAGAACTTGAAGATAAGCGCATCTCCATCAAAAAACAGATGCTTGAGCCTTATAACGAGTTTGAAAAACAGGTTAAAGAGATTGTCAAGATTGTCAAAGAAGCGGATGAAACGGTCAGGGGTCAGGTTAGACAGCTTGAGGAAGAAGAAAGGCAAAGTAAACGTGAGCAGATTGAAATCCTTTGGGATAAGCGTATTGGACAATACCAATTTAAAGACTTCTTCCGGTTTGAGGATTTTCTACAAGCAAAACACCTCAATAAGTCAACATCCTTAAACACAGTCGAGAAGGAACTTGTCGATTGGTTAGAACAGCGGGATCAAGAAATTAAACACCTTCAGACACTGGACAATAAGGACGAAATCCTTGCTGAGTACAAGCAATCTATGAATCTAGTTGATTCGATCAATACGGTCCAGAACCGTCACAAGGAAAAGGAACAGGTTAGTCAGCAGATGGACAAGGGGAGTAAGAGTAAGTCTTACATGATTGTATTCAGTAATGAGGCAGAATATGAGTTTGCAAAAATGCTCCTTAACGAGAAGGAAT